The Amycolatopsis japonica nucleotide sequence GACATCGTCGTACTGGACCTGATGCTCCCCGGCATCGACGGCTTCGAGACCTGCCGCCGCATCCGCTCGGCGGGCGAGGTGCCGATCATCATGCTCACCGCCCGCAGCGACGACTTCGACATCGTGGCCGGGCTGGAGGCGGGTGCCGACGACTACGTCACCAAGCCGATCGAGCCCCGCGTGCTCGACGCCCGGATCCGGGCGGTGCTGCGGCGGGCGGTGAGCGAGAAGCCCGCGAGCGACGCAGCCGCCGCCGGGGAACGGCACGGCGGCCTGGTCATCGACCGGGCCGGGCTGGTGGTCACGAAGAACGGAGAGCCGGTCTCGCTGACGCCGACCGAACTGAAGCTGCTGCTGGAGCTGTCGCGCACGCCCGGCCAGGTCTACAGCCGCCAGCAGATCCTCTCCGCCGTCTGGGATCACGACTACCTCGGCGACTCCCGGCTGGTCGACGCCTGTGTCCAGCGGCTGCGCGCGAAGATCGAAGACGTCCCCGCGAAACCCGAACACGTCCAGACCGTCCGCGGCTTCGGGTACCGGTTCGGCCGTTCATGAGGTGGCTTTCCGGGCTGCGGCCCCGGCTCATCCTGGCGTTCGCGGCGATGACGATCATCGGGGCGGCGGCCGCGGCGGGGGCCAGTTACGTCTCGGCCCGGAACGCGATCCTCGAGGCGGTGCAGGACGCGGCGATGAACCAGCTGAAGGACCGGGTCGCCGCCTACGGCCGCCCGCTGTCCACGCCGCCGACCCAGGAGCAGCTCAACGATTTCGCCGGCAGCCTGCGGTTGAACGCCGTCGCGGTCTACAGCGACCTGCGATCGGCCAACGGCCCGGATCTCGCCACGTTCTCCCCCGAGTTGCGCCAGACCGTCGCGAACGACTTCCGCATCCAGTTCCAGCGCGTCGACCGCGGAAGCATTCCGGAACTGCTGGTCGGGCTGCCGGTGCTGGCCAGGCAGCCCGACGGGGCGATGAGGAACAGCGGCGTCGAGGTGTACTCGCTCACCTCGCTCGTGCAACAGCAACAGGCCATCGACGAACTCGCGAAATCCGCCTGGCAGACGGCCGCGCTGGTCCTCCCGCTGGCCGCGGCGCTCGCCCTGCTCGCGGCGAGGCAGGTGCTCCGGCCGGTCCGGGCGCTCAACACCGCCGCCGCCCAGCTCGGCGAAGGCAGGCTCGACGTCCGGCTGCCCGCCAAAGGGTCCGACGAACTGGCCGAACTGGTCACGACCTTCAACAACACCGCCGCCGAACTGGAGCGCACGGTCGGTGAGCTGAGAGCCATGGAGGCCGACGCCCGCCGGTTCGTGGCCGACGTCTCGCACGAACTCCGCACCCCGCTCGCGGCGATGAACGCGGTCACCGACGTGCTCGACGAGGACGCGGAGGCGCTGCCGCCGGACACCGCCGTCGCGGCGCGGCTGGTCTCCGGCGAGACCCGGAGGCTGACGCGGCTGGTGCAGGACCTGGTCGAGATCTCCCGGTTCGACGCCGGCCGCGCCGAACTCGTGCTCGACGAATGGGATCTCGCGACGGCGATCCGGGACAGCCTCGACGCCCGAGGCTGGCGCGACGGCGAAGACCTGGTCACCGACCTGCCGGAGGGCGTTCTCGCCCGCGTGGACCGGCGGCGGCTCGACCTGATCGTGGCCAACCTCGTCGGCAACGCCTTCCGGCACGGCGCGGCCCCGGTCCAGGTCCGGCTGCGCGCCGACGGCGACGGCGTCACCCTGGCGGTCGAGGACCGCGGGCCCGGGATCGATCCGCAGGTCCTGCCGCATGTGTTCGACCGGTTCACCAAGGCCGACACCGCCCGCGCCCGGTCCGAGGGCAGCGGGCTGGGCCTGGCGATCGCGCTGGAGAACGCCCGCCTGCACGGCGGCGACATCACCGCGGCCGACACCGGGCACGGTGCCCGGTTCGTGCTGCGCCTGCCGCACCTGCCCGAAGGAGGGACGCGATGAGGAAGCCTCGCGTACTGCTCGCCTTCGCGGCCGCGACGCTCGTGGCCGCCTGCGGTGTCCAGCCGACCGGTGTCGTCCCGGCCGGGCCGGGGCCGTCGATCCGCGCCACCACGGGGCCGAACGTCCTCGGCGGTCTGACGCTGTACTTCGTCTCCGACGGCCGGGTCATCCCGGTGACCCGGCCCACCGAAGGGTTCATCTCCCCCGAGGGCGCGGTCACGCTGCTGCTGCAGGGACCGACGGACCGGGAGGCCGCGCAAGGACTCACCACGTTCGTCCCGCCGGAGCTGGGCAAGCTCCGGGTCTACCCGGGCGACCCGTCGAGTCTCGCGCTGCCGTACTCGATGCGCAAATTGTCCGATCAGGCCATCAATCAGCTGGTCTGCACCGTGATCGCGGCCTCCGCGGCCACCGGCCGGGCGCCACAGTCCAAGGGCGTGAACGTGATCTCGCCGAACGAGGACGTGTACTTCCAATCCTGCCAGCCGAACTGAATTCGTCACTCACCGTGCTCACATAAAAGCACTTCTCGTATCTGTACGGGCGTGAGCCTCTTTTGGTTCAACGATCAAGGTAACTGTGGGCGAACACACTCGGGCGTGACATTGCCGTGTCCTTTTCGTAATGTTGCCCGGAGCTCGCGGCCCCCGACGCGAGTTCCCGTCCCCGAAGTGGTGAGTGATCAGAGAAATGGCCGGCAGACATCGCAAGATCAAGGCTCCGCAGTGGAAGCTCCCCGCGGGTATCGCGGCAGCGGTCGCCACGGCGCTCCCGGCGTCGATGTGGCTGACCTCCGCAGGTTCCCCTGACGTCGAAGCGGCCAGCGCCGCGCTCGCGTTGAAGGCTCCCCCGGTCTCCAGCGTGACTCCCCCGCCGTCTACCAGCAGCACCCCGCCCTCCAGCACAAGTACCCCGCCCCCGTCGACCTCCTCGGCTCCCCCGAAGCCGACGACGTCGACCAAGGCCCCCGCCCCGGTGAAGAAGACCGTTCCCGCCGCGACGGCGTGCTCGACCAGCCTCGCCGGCACCAAGCCGCACGTGGCCCAGGTCGGCAACCACGTGAAGGCCAAGTTCGGCGTGAAGAACGTCGGCGGCGTCGCCGGCCGGGCGAACGCCAGCGACCACCCCTCCGGCCTCGCGCTGGACTTCATGGTGGACACCGCCACCGGCAACGCCATCGCCGAGTACCTCCTGGCCAACCAGAAGGACTTCGGTATCACGTACGTCATCTGGCGCCAGCGCTACAACGACGGCAGCGGCTGGGACACCATGGAGGACCGCGGCGGCGCGACCGCCAACCACATGGACCACGTCCACGTCTCCTTCGCCAAGAGCGCGAAGGTGAACGTCAGCTGCTGACGACTTCGTTCAACGACGCCGAGCGGACCGCTCGCCGGGCTGGATCACGGGTCGGCCCACGACCTCTTCCACGCCTTTGACGGCGAGCCGGTCCGCTCGCTCGTTCTCCGGATGCCCCGCGTGGCCTTTGACCCAATGCCACTCGACCTCGTGCCGTGAAGCGGCTTCGTCGAGACGGCGCCACAGATCGGCGTTCTTGACCGGCGTCTTCGCCGACGTCATCCAGCCGTTGTTCTTCCAGTTCCGGACCCAGCTGGTGATGCCGTTCCGGACGTAGGTGCTGTCGGTGTAGATGTCCACCGTGACCCGGCGCTTCAGGCTTTCCAGCGCCTCGATCGGCGCGGTCAGCTCCATCCGGTTGTTCGTGGTCGGACCGGGATCCCCGCCGTAGATCTCCTTCTCGACGGTGCCGTACCGCAGCACCGCGCCCCAGCCTCCCGGGCCGGGATTCCCGCTGCACGCGCCATCGGTGTAGATCTCGACTTCCGCCACCGGAACACCCTAGCGACGGGGCTCAGTCCGGCAGGAGCGGCACCCACGGCTCCTCGACCTGGCCCAGATGCACCGCACGCGTGATGGACTTCGCACCGAACCGGTCCCGGACGGTGTCGAGCGTCGAGTCGAGCGCGTCCCTCGGTTTCGCCCCGAACGGCAGGGCGAGCTGGATCGAGTCGTCCTTCGACAGATTCGTGAGCGCGAGCCCGATCAGCGTGAGACCGCGTTCGTCGATCAGCGGTCTCGCCGTCGCGAGCAGGCCCCGCGCCGCCGCGACGATCGCGCCGGTCTGCTCGGTCGCCTCCAAGAGGGTGTGCGAACGCGTCGCCTTGGTGAAATCGGCGAACCGCATCCGCAGCACGACGGTGCGGCACACCCGCTGCGCCGCACGCAGGCGACGGGCGAGCCGATCGGCGAGCGTCAGCAGCGTCGCGTCGAGCTCGGCGGGCGAACGCGGCCTGCTACCGAGCGCGCGCTGCGCCCCGATCGACCGGCGGCGCCGGCCCGTCTGCACGCGGCGCGGGTCGTCGTTGTGGGACAACGCGTGCAGATGGGCGCCGACGCCGCGGCCGAGCATCCGGACGAGTTCCTTCTCCCCGAACCCCTCCATCTGCCCGACCGTCGTCACCCCGCGCTCGCGGAGCTTCTGCGCCGTCACCTTGCCCACTCCCCACAGCCGCTCGACCGGGAGCGGATGCAGGAATTCCAGCTCCTTGTCGTGCGGCACGACGAGCAGGCCGTCGGGTTTCGCGACCCCGCTGGCCACCTTCGCGAGGAACTTCGTCCTGGCGACGCCGACCGTGATCGGCAGCCCGACCTGCTCCAGGACGTCCTTCCGCAGTTTCGCGGCGATCCGGCTCGGCGTGCCCGCGATCTTCAGCAGCCCGCCGACGTCGAGGAAGGCTTCGTCGATCGAAATGCCTTCCACGAGCGGCGTCGTGTTGCCGAAGACCTCGAAGACCGCCTTGCTGGCCTCCGAATACGCGCGCATCCGGGGCGGGACCACGATCGCGGCCGGGCACAGCCGCCGCGCCTGGCCGCCGCCCATCGCCGTGCGCACGCCGTACGCCTTCGCCTCGTAGCTGGCCGCCAGCACGACCCCACCGCCGACGATGACCGGCCGCCCGCGGAGCTTCGGGTCGTCACGCTGCTCGACCGACGCGTAGAACGAGTCCAGGTCGGCGTGCAGGATGGGACCCTCAGTCGTCATAGAACATATGTTCGCATCAAACGGCCCAGTGGCCAAGCCACCTCACCCAGGGGAGGCGAGCGCTCCCGCCAGGGCCGAAGCGAGGAGAGCGACGGTGCGATCGTCGTCTTCGGCCAGGTCACGCAGCACGTCCAGGGCGAGCGCGGGCGGCATCTCGACGAGGGCCTGGGTGAGGCGGATCCGCGCGGCGGGCTCCGCGGTCGCGAGCTCGTCGGTCAACGCGCTCATGATCCGGGCCGCGACGTCGTCGTCCCGTGCCAAGGCGCCGAGGACCTCGGCCGCCTCGACGTCGGTCGTGCCCTCGACCACCATGCGGACGAGCTCCGGCACGGCCGCGCTCTCCCCACGCGACCCCAGCGCCAGCGCGGCGCGGGCGCGGACCGCCGGATCCGGGTCGCCGAGTACGTCCGTCAACGCCGCGGTCGCCTCGTCACCGGGCATCCCGGCGATCGCGAGGACCGCGCGCCGCCGGACGTCGACGTCCGCCGAACGCGCGCCGGACGCCAGGCTCGCCACGCCGTCACCGCCCGCCCTCGCGAGAGCCCACCGCAGAGCCCCGGCGACGTTCGGATCGGCTTCGGTGAGGACCGCCCCGGCCAGCAGTTCGGCGGGTACCTCGGCCGGGGCCAGGGCGGTCTGCTGCCGTCGAGCCGCGTGAGGCGAATTGAGCCCGTGCAACAGCTCGACGATGCGCAGGACCCCCTCCCAGCCCGTCGGTGCCGAACCGTCGACCGCGCGGAGCCGGTCGAGCAGCTCCTGTTCCCGGTTCAGGCGCTCCTCGGTCCGCCGGATGAGATCGCGGACGAGATCGGACGGCTCGAAGGCCGGATCCTCCAAGGCGCGTCCGATCTCGCGCAGCGAGAGGCCGAGGGACCGCAGGCTCTCCACGTGGAAGATCCGGCGGATGTCCTCGTCGGAGTACTCGCGGTAGCCGCCGAAGGTGCGGCCGGTCGGCCGCACCAGCCCGAGGGAGTCGTAATGCCGGAGCATCCGGCTGCTCACCCCCGAGCGGCGCGCCACCTCACCGATCAGCATCAGGCTCCCTCCGGTCCCAGCGCGACGATCCGTTTCGACTCGTCGAAACCGGCGTCCGGGTCGCGCAGGAGCCGCTCCGTGGCGTGGGCGTGCGCCCGCACCGCCAGGTCGGTACTCGCCGAACCCGCCCGCAGGACGGGCTCGATCACGGGTCCGAGCGCGACGAGCGCCCTGCTGAGACTCAGCCGCACCGTCCGGTCGCCCCGCCCGAACTGGTCGGCCAGGTCACGGGCCAGCCGGGCCCGCTCCCCGTCGGGGACGAGGACGACCGCGGCCCGCCACGCGCTCCGGGCGACCTCGTCGTCGGCGTCGTGCAGCAGCGACCGCGTGATCGCGGGCCACGCGGCGCGGTCCCCGATCTTGGACAGCGTGTGCAGGGCCTGACTCCGGGCCTGGGCGACCTCCGAACCGAGCTCGGCCAGGAGCACCGGCACCGTGTTCTCCGCGGGCAGCCGCGTCAGCGCCCAGGTCAGCATGTCCCGGACGTAGAAATCCGGCTCGATCGCGCACCGCGCCACGAGCGGGCCGACGAACCCGACGTCCGGATGCGTCCCGGCCGCCAGCGCCGCCTGGAGCCGCGTCGACGAGCTCTCGGCACCGAGCGCGTCGAGCACGCGCAGGTCCGGTGAAGTCCTCTGTGTCGTGTTGATGGGGATCACCTCCTGCGCTCCAGTGAAGACCTTGTCACGATGTCAAGGTCAAGCCCGGCGCTCCACCGTGTTCAGTCGAACGGGGGTCCGGAGTACGAGACCCGGTGCTTGAACACCTCGCCGTCCCGGATCTCGGCGGAGTACGTCGGCCTGGGCGAGATCGCGCGCCAGGCGTTCAGCACCTCTTCCGACTCCCAGTACTCGAAGATGTTCACCCGGCCCGGTTCGAGCGTGTCCGCCGAGATCACCACGTCGAGGCAGCCGGGATGGGCCCGCGCCTTCTCGACGATCACCTGGTGCCCCTCGACATAGCGGTCCCGCTTCTCCGGGTCGACGTACACCTTTCCCGCCACGATCACCGTCATTTCGAACTCCCTTCGTCCGGTCGGTTCACCCCACCGACGAACGCGGACGACGCGAACCGACACGGGCGCGGAAGAAATCCGTCACCGATCGTCCGCCGGCGAAACACCAGATCGCGATCACCGGGTCGCAGATCGCGCAGCCGAACGACGAATCGTCCAGGAACGGGATGATAGGAGCGCCCTTCAGGTGGTGCACGACGTCCCAAGCCGTGTGCAGCAGCCAGCCGATCCCGATGAACGTCCACGATTCGAGCCCGCGGTACGCCACATAGGCCATCAGTGCGGTGAAGACGAGTTCCCAGATGCCGAGCCCGCCGCCGCTGGCGTAGGCCGCGCCCGCGCCGGCGATCATGACCGCGTTGAAGCGGCGGCGGTGCGGCTCGTGGATCAACGACATCAGGACGACATAGCCGAGGCCGACGAGAATCGGCGCGATGATCATCATGGTTCGACGCTAGAACCGGACGACGCCCGCTCCCAGTGGCGCGAACGACGCCTTCCAACGGGATCTCGCCATCGGGCGGGTACGTTGCGGTTCATGCACACCGTCGCCGTCCTCGCGCTGGACAAGGTGATCCCGTTCGATCTCTCGACGCCGATCGAGGTCTTCACCAGGACCCGGCTCGCGGACGGAAGCGCGGGCTATCGCGTGGTCGTCTGCGCGGAACACCCAGAGGTCGACGCCGGGCACTTCACCCTGCGCGCGCCGCGGGGGCTGGACGCGCTGCGCGAGGCGGACACGATCATCGTCCCCGGCACCGCCGAGCCGACCCGGCCGTTGCCGGAATCCGTCCACGCCGCGCTGAACTCGGCCGCCGCGAGGGGCACGCGGATCGCCTCGATCTGTTCCGGCACGTTCATCCTCGCCGCCGCGGGCCTGCTCGACGGCCTTCGCGCCACGACGCATTGGGTCGCCGCCGAGGCACTGGCCGCGGCGTACCCGGAAGTCGACGTCGACCCGGACGTCCTCTATGTCGACAACGGGCAGATCCTGACGTCCGCGGGCGCCGCCGCGGGCCTGGATCTGTGCCTGCACCTGATCCGGCGGGACCACGGCTCCGCGATCGCGGCCGACGCCGCCCGTCTCTCGGTCATGGCGCTCGAACGCGAGGGCGGCCAGGCGCAGTTCATCGCGTTGCGGCATCCACCCGCTCCCCGTGGCGCGACGCTGGAGCCGACTCTGTTGTGGATGCAGGAAAATCTCGCGCGCGAGCTCACACTGGCCGATATCGCCACGCGCGCCGGGATGAGCACGCGCACGCTGATCCGGCACTTTCGCGAGCAGACCGGGACGACGCCGTTGCAGTGGCTGCACCGGACCCGCGTCCGGCAGGCGCAGCATCTGCTGGAGACCACCGAATACGCCGTCGAGCGGATCGGCGCCGAAGTCGGTTTCGGTTCGCCCACCTCGTTCCGCGACCGGTTCAAGCGCACGACCGGCGTCAGCCCGGGCACCTATCGACGCGCTTTCCGTTAAGCGGCGAGGGTCAGAACGGTGTCCGAAGCCCGCGCCCGGGCTTGGTCGGCGAACCGCCTCCGCGCGACGACGACTCTGAGCCATCGTTCGGAACGTTCGGCGTCCAGATCGGAGGTGGCTCGGGCGAGCACCTCGGCGGCGTGCGCGGCGGACTCGATCTCCGCGGCGGCGCCGAGGTAGTCGCCCGCCTCGATGAGCTTGTAGGCGTGGCGCATCTCGGTCTGCGCGG carries:
- a CDS encoding HEAT repeat domain-containing protein: MLIGEVARRSGVSSRMLRHYDSLGLVRPTGRTFGGYREYSDEDIRRIFHVESLRSLGLSLREIGRALEDPAFEPSDLVRDLIRRTEERLNREQELLDRLRAVDGSAPTGWEGVLRIVELLHGLNSPHAARRQQTALAPAEVPAELLAGAVLTEADPNVAGALRWALARAGGDGVASLASGARSADVDVRRRAVLAIAGMPGDEATAALTDVLGDPDPAVRARAALALGSRGESAAVPELVRMVVEGTTDVEAAEVLGALARDDDVAARIMSALTDELATAEPAARIRLTQALVEMPPALALDVLRDLAEDDDRTVALLASALAGALASPG
- a CDS encoding GlxA family transcriptional regulator, whose product is MHTVAVLALDKVIPFDLSTPIEVFTRTRLADGSAGYRVVVCAEHPEVDAGHFTLRAPRGLDALREADTIIVPGTAEPTRPLPESVHAALNSAAARGTRIASICSGTFILAAAGLLDGLRATTHWVAAEALAAAYPEVDVDPDVLYVDNGQILTSAGAAAGLDLCLHLIRRDHGSAIAADAARLSVMALEREGGQAQFIALRHPPAPRGATLEPTLLWMQENLARELTLADIATRAGMSTRTLIRHFREQTGTTPLQWLHRTRVRQAQHLLETTEYAVERIGAEVGFGSPTSFRDRFKRTTGVSPGTYRRAFR
- the rnhA gene encoding ribonuclease HI, whose product is MAEVEIYTDGACSGNPGPGGWGAVLRYGTVEKEIYGGDPGPTTNNRMELTAPIEALESLKRRVTVDIYTDSTYVRNGITSWVRNWKNNGWMTSAKTPVKNADLWRRLDEAASRHEVEWHWVKGHAGHPENERADRLAVKGVEEVVGRPVIQPGERSARRR
- a CDS encoding HEAT repeat domain-containing protein, encoding MIPINTTQRTSPDLRVLDALGAESSSTRLQAALAAGTHPDVGFVGPLVARCAIEPDFYVRDMLTWALTRLPAENTVPVLLAELGSEVAQARSQALHTLSKIGDRAAWPAITRSLLHDADDEVARSAWRAAVVLVPDGERARLARDLADQFGRGDRTVRLSLSRALVALGPVIEPVLRAGSASTDLAVRAHAHATERLLRDPDAGFDESKRIVALGPEGA
- the dinB gene encoding DNA polymerase IV, with product MTTEGPILHADLDSFYASVEQRDDPKLRGRPVIVGGGVVLAASYEAKAYGVRTAMGGGQARRLCPAAIVVPPRMRAYSEASKAVFEVFGNTTPLVEGISIDEAFLDVGGLLKIAGTPSRIAAKLRKDVLEQVGLPITVGVARTKFLAKVASGVAKPDGLLVVPHDKELEFLHPLPVERLWGVGKVTAQKLRERGVTTVGQMEGFGEKELVRMLGRGVGAHLHALSHNDDPRRVQTGRRRRSIGAQRALGSRPRSPAELDATLLTLADRLARRLRAAQRVCRTVVLRMRFADFTKATRSHTLLEATEQTGAIVAAARGLLATARPLIDERGLTLIGLALTNLSKDDSIQLALPFGAKPRDALDSTLDTVRDRFGAKSITRAVHLGQVEEPWVPLLPD
- a CDS encoding response regulator transcription factor → MASVLVIEDDASVREGLELALRRQAHTVYTAESGELGLEKLRVFQPDIVVLDLMLPGIDGFETCRRIRSAGEVPIIMLTARSDDFDIVAGLEAGADDYVTKPIEPRVLDARIRAVLRRAVSEKPASDAAAAGERHGGLVIDRAGLVVTKNGEPVSLTPTELKLLLELSRTPGQVYSRQQILSAVWDHDYLGDSRLVDACVQRLRAKIEDVPAKPEHVQTVRGFGYRFGRS
- a CDS encoding sensor histidine kinase; amino-acid sequence: MRWLSGLRPRLILAFAAMTIIGAAAAAGASYVSARNAILEAVQDAAMNQLKDRVAAYGRPLSTPPTQEQLNDFAGSLRLNAVAVYSDLRSANGPDLATFSPELRQTVANDFRIQFQRVDRGSIPELLVGLPVLARQPDGAMRNSGVEVYSLTSLVQQQQAIDELAKSAWQTAALVLPLAAALALLAARQVLRPVRALNTAAAQLGEGRLDVRLPAKGSDELAELVTTFNNTAAELERTVGELRAMEADARRFVADVSHELRTPLAAMNAVTDVLDEDAEALPPDTAVAARLVSGETRRLTRLVQDLVEISRFDAGRAELVLDEWDLATAIRDSLDARGWRDGEDLVTDLPEGVLARVDRRRLDLIVANLVGNAFRHGAAPVQVRLRADGDGVTLAVEDRGPGIDPQVLPHVFDRFTKADTARARSEGSGLGLAIALENARLHGGDITAADTGHGARFVLRLPHLPEGGTR
- a CDS encoding putative quinol monooxygenase — protein: MTVIVAGKVYVDPEKRDRYVEGHQVIVEKARAHPGCLDVVISADTLEPGRVNIFEYWESEEVLNAWRAISPRPTYSAEIRDGEVFKHRVSYSGPPFD
- a CDS encoding DUF6010 family protein encodes the protein MMIIAPILVGLGYVVLMSLIHEPHRRRFNAVMIAGAGAAYASGGGLGIWELVFTALMAYVAYRGLESWTFIGIGWLLHTAWDVVHHLKGAPIIPFLDDSSFGCAICDPVIAIWCFAGGRSVTDFFRARVGSRRPRSSVG